A window of Brachybacterium fresconis contains these coding sequences:
- a CDS encoding lactonase family protein, whose translation MSTTATIAVGSYSRSGSGRGSGLELLHLTQGDGTETGEGAALTVRRGPTVELPDPSFVLWSADGSLLYAVLETDPTRVVAVRVAPDGSTAELVADLALEGSGGCHLAPGRTAGTLLVADYGSGTVETVRLDADGVPVELIDVDHHRDLGEDGTPHPHQVSALPGTDSLAVPDLGLDRVFLYRQDAEGQMGLVGEIPLNRGSGPRHLAADHESEQLHISCELSGTIATAVRRPSEHEPGTPPVLRGSSHRWSVRSVIPGSRTEGENALSHLELTADESMLLVANRGPGTLSALSLTMMRPEITSEIAVGAHPRHFTQLGQLVLVAAQEGDRIDVLRRDGDELSVAADPIPAPSAACLAVRP comes from the coding sequence ATGAGCACCACCGCGACCATCGCCGTCGGCAGCTACTCCCGCAGCGGGAGCGGTCGGGGCTCCGGCCTCGAGCTGCTGCACCTGACCCAGGGCGACGGGACCGAGACGGGGGAGGGCGCCGCCCTCACGGTGCGGCGGGGGCCGACGGTCGAGCTGCCGGATCCGTCCTTCGTGCTCTGGAGCGCCGACGGCAGCCTGCTGTACGCGGTGCTCGAGACGGACCCCACCCGAGTGGTCGCGGTGCGCGTCGCGCCCGACGGCTCCACGGCCGAGCTCGTCGCCGACCTCGCGCTCGAGGGATCCGGCGGCTGCCACCTCGCCCCGGGCCGGACCGCGGGGACGCTGCTGGTGGCCGACTACGGATCCGGCACGGTCGAGACCGTGCGACTGGACGCCGACGGGGTGCCCGTCGAGCTCATCGACGTCGATCACCACCGCGATCTCGGGGAGGACGGCACTCCCCACCCTCACCAGGTCTCCGCCCTGCCGGGCACGGACTCGCTCGCGGTGCCTGACCTCGGCCTGGACCGCGTCTTCCTGTACCGCCAGGACGCCGAGGGACAGATGGGACTGGTCGGCGAGATCCCCCTGAACCGGGGCAGCGGCCCGCGGCACCTCGCCGCGGACCACGAATCCGAACAGCTGCACATCTCCTGCGAGCTCTCCGGCACGATCGCGACCGCGGTGCGCCGACCCTCCGAGCACGAGCCCGGCACCCCGCCGGTCCTGCGCGGATCCAGCCACCGCTGGAGCGTGCGATCGGTGATCCCCGGCAGCCGGACCGAGGGCGAGAACGCGCTCTCGCACCTCGAGCTGACGGCCGACGAATCGATGCTGCTGGTCGCCAACCGAGGACCGGGCACCCTCTCGGCACTGTCGCTGACCATGATGCGTCCCGAGATCACGTCCGAGATCGCGGTGGGTGCGCATCCGCGGCACTTCACCCAGCTCGGACAGCTGGTGCTGGTCGCGGCCCAGGAGGGCGACCGGATCGACGTGCTGCGCCGGGACGGTGACGAGCTCTCGGTGGCCGCGGATCCGATCCCCGCCCCGTCGGCCGCCTGCCTCGCCGTGCGCCCCTGA
- a CDS encoding threonine/serine exporter family protein: MPTDLVRLHAVFDLAMRVGVGLLGNGAAASEVTATVLRITSSSGLRNVSVQVTFDEVIISYLADESATPFTRVRAASARTQNFARLSAFEDITHDYISGEIPLEQARRAAESVPQTAPANKLPLVVLGFAVMGGSLSLYFGADPLVLAAATLASGLLTAAGQFLARMHIPAFYGQAFGGFLAVGVAVLVGMINPTVNSSIVVVSCIIVQLTGLASIGAVQDAVTGWYLTAAGRMLETLMLTVGIVAGVRGGMLLADALGTDISVSASIPISLITVVWVLVAGLGMGLGYGVGAHVPWRMLPWIAGVSLVSGLVSHLLSGLVLDRVYAVSLAAFVSGMIAVALGDRLRAPALVFVMGGVIPLVPGSLIYRGLLGLGDDVRSGAADLFSAGEIAVGIAAGLVLGQLLAARIVPYFRRSAIAYTPSISTPFTTLRRRRLSLGSRRRRRRDGQEVVEPSTMTGEMTALSASMFEDLEDLEDLDPPQEDPGRRTDSEENP, encoded by the coding sequence GTGCCCACCGATCTTGTCCGGCTCCATGCCGTCTTCGACCTCGCGATGAGAGTCGGCGTCGGGCTGCTCGGCAACGGCGCGGCCGCCTCGGAGGTGACCGCGACCGTCCTGCGGATCACCAGCTCCTCCGGCCTGCGCAACGTCTCCGTCCAGGTGACCTTCGACGAGGTGATCATCTCCTACCTCGCCGACGAGTCGGCGACCCCGTTCACCAGGGTCCGCGCCGCCAGCGCCCGCACCCAGAACTTCGCCCGGCTCTCGGCCTTCGAGGACATCACCCACGACTACATCAGCGGTGAGATCCCCCTGGAGCAGGCCCGCCGCGCGGCGGAGAGCGTCCCGCAGACGGCACCTGCCAACAAGCTGCCGCTGGTGGTGCTCGGCTTCGCCGTGATGGGCGGGTCCCTGTCGCTGTACTTCGGGGCGGACCCGCTCGTGCTCGCCGCCGCGACGCTCGCCTCGGGGCTGCTGACCGCCGCCGGGCAGTTCCTGGCGCGGATGCACATCCCCGCCTTCTACGGGCAGGCCTTCGGCGGCTTCCTGGCCGTCGGCGTCGCGGTGCTGGTCGGCATGATCAACCCCACCGTCAACTCCTCGATCGTGGTGGTCTCCTGCATCATCGTGCAGCTGACCGGCCTCGCCTCCATCGGCGCGGTCCAGGACGCGGTCACCGGCTGGTACCTGACGGCCGCCGGGCGAATGCTGGAGACGCTGATGCTCACCGTCGGGATCGTGGCCGGTGTGCGCGGCGGCATGCTGCTCGCGGACGCGCTCGGCACCGACATCTCGGTCAGCGCCTCGATCCCGATCTCGCTGATCACGGTCGTCTGGGTGCTCGTCGCCGGGCTCGGGATGGGTCTCGGCTACGGCGTGGGTGCCCACGTTCCCTGGCGGATGCTGCCTTGGATCGCGGGGGTGTCGCTGGTGTCCGGGTTGGTCTCCCACCTGCTCTCCGGGCTCGTCCTGGATCGCGTGTACGCCGTCTCGCTCGCAGCCTTCGTCTCCGGCATGATCGCCGTGGCGCTGGGCGACCGCCTGCGCGCCCCGGCCCTGGTGTTCGTCATGGGCGGGGTCATCCCGCTGGTCCCCGGCAGTCTCATCTACCGCGGTCTGCTGGGTCTCGGCGACGATGTCCGCTCCGGGGCCGCCGACCTGTTCAGCGCCGGCGAGATCGCGGTCGGCATCGCGGCCGGGCTCGTGCTCGGCCAGCTGCTGGCCGCCCGGATCGTGCCCTACTTCCGGCGCAGCGCCATCGCCTACACCCCCAGCATCTCCACGCCGTTCACCACGCTGCGCCGACGCCGCCTCTCCCTGGGCTCGCGCCGACGCCGGCGTCGTGACGGCCAGGAGGTCGTCGAGCCCTCTACGATGACGGGCGAGATGACAGCGCTGTCCGCCTCGATGTTCGAGGACCTGGAAGATCTCGAGGACCTGGACCCACCGCAGGAGGACCCGGGACGGCGAACCGACTCCGAGGAGAACCCATGA
- a CDS encoding DUF3017 domain-containing protein: MRAQSSPFTVAAACRRQWVLVLSIPTVMAIAVVGTVVGAPLAGQLLAALLAVLALLRAVLPVHAAGALAVRTRLIDVGVLAVLAIGIGVLSTSPNL; encoded by the coding sequence GTGCGTGCCCAGAGTTCTCCCTTCACCGTGGCTGCCGCCTGCCGTCGGCAGTGGGTGCTGGTCCTGTCGATCCCGACCGTGATGGCGATCGCGGTGGTCGGGACCGTCGTCGGCGCGCCCCTGGCCGGTCAGCTGCTGGCCGCGCTGCTCGCAGTGCTGGCCCTGCTGCGGGCCGTGCTGCCGGTGCACGCCGCCGGGGCGCTCGCAGTGCGCACCAGGCTGATCGACGTCGGCGTGCTCGCCGTCCTCGCCATCGGGATCGGCGTGCTCTCGACGTCCCCGAACCTCTGA
- a CDS encoding aspartate ammonia-lyase, producing MTSPGSTPDTATRMEHDLLGDREVPADVYYGIQTLRAQENFHITDVPLSHFPRLIEALAQVKRATARANHRLGALDDERAAAIEQACAEIAGGDLTEHFVVDMIQGGAGTSTNMNANEVIANRALEIMGRDKGDYEFLHPNNHVNLAQSTNDVYPTALRLAMMLTFPALAESMDHLITTLREKGEEFDHVLKMGRTQMQDAVPMTVDQEFNAWATTIEEDVQRLTRTATLFQEINLGATAIGTGITTDPRYAQLAARELSELTGVPFVVAADLVEATSDTGAFVTYSGILKRIAVKISKICNDLRLLSSGPRAGLHEINLPSVQPGSSIMPGKVNPVIPEVVNQVAFEVIGNDLTVTFAAEGGQLQLNPFEPVIGFNILESTRIMTRAMNTLADRCISGITLNHSILEDNLRRSIGVITALVPVIGYAAATEVASEALETDRPVADLVLERGLLDEVRLNALLSPASMTAPHRATPTGTVPAVEDPGLDSGEITRLPMEFPADI from the coding sequence ATGACCAGCCCCGGTTCGACGCCTGACACCGCGACGCGCATGGAGCACGACCTGCTCGGCGATCGCGAGGTCCCCGCGGACGTCTACTACGGCATCCAGACCCTGCGTGCGCAGGAGAATTTCCACATCACCGATGTGCCGCTCAGCCATTTCCCCCGGCTGATCGAGGCGCTCGCGCAGGTCAAGCGGGCCACGGCGCGGGCCAACCATCGCCTGGGAGCGCTCGACGACGAGCGCGCGGCCGCCATCGAGCAGGCCTGCGCGGAGATCGCCGGCGGTGACCTCACCGAGCACTTCGTGGTGGACATGATCCAAGGCGGTGCCGGGACCAGCACCAACATGAACGCCAACGAGGTGATCGCGAACCGCGCGCTGGAGATCATGGGCCGGGACAAGGGCGACTACGAGTTCCTGCACCCGAACAACCACGTCAACCTGGCCCAGTCCACCAACGACGTGTATCCCACGGCGCTGCGCCTGGCGATGATGCTGACGTTCCCCGCCCTGGCCGAGTCGATGGACCATCTGATCACCACGCTGCGGGAGAAGGGCGAGGAGTTCGACCACGTCCTGAAGATGGGCCGCACGCAGATGCAGGATGCGGTCCCGATGACCGTGGACCAGGAGTTCAACGCCTGGGCCACCACGATCGAGGAGGACGTCCAGCGCCTCACCCGCACCGCCACCCTGTTCCAGGAGATCAACCTGGGCGCCACCGCGATCGGCACCGGGATCACCACCGACCCGCGCTACGCCCAGCTGGCCGCCCGAGAGCTCTCCGAACTGACCGGGGTCCCCTTCGTGGTCGCCGCAGACCTGGTCGAGGCCACCAGCGACACCGGTGCCTTCGTGACCTACTCGGGGATCCTCAAGCGCATCGCGGTGAAGATCTCCAAGATCTGCAACGATCTGCGCCTGCTGTCCTCCGGTCCCCGGGCGGGTCTGCACGAGATCAATCTGCCCTCGGTCCAACCGGGCAGCTCGATCATGCCGGGCAAGGTGAACCCGGTGATCCCCGAGGTCGTGAACCAGGTGGCCTTCGAGGTGATCGGCAACGACCTCACGGTGACCTTCGCCGCGGAGGGCGGTCAGCTCCAGCTGAACCCCTTCGAGCCGGTGATCGGGTTCAACATCCTCGAGTCCACCCGCATCATGACCCGGGCGATGAACACCCTGGCCGATCGCTGCATCTCCGGGATCACGCTGAACCACAGCATCCTCGAGGACAATCTGCGCCGGTCGATCGGCGTGATCACCGCCCTGGTCCCGGTGATCGGGTACGCCGCCGCCACGGAGGTCGCCTCGGAAGCGCTGGAGACGGACCGTCCGGTCGCCGACCTCGTGCTCGAGCGCGGGCTGCTGGACGAGGTCCGGCTGAACGCGCTGCTGTCCCCCGCGTCGATGACCGCCCCGCACCGGGCGACCCCCACCGGCACCGTGCCGGCCGTCGAGGATCCGGGCCTGGATTCCGGGGAGATCACCCGGCTCCCGATGGAGTTCCCCGCCGATATCTGA
- the ppk2 gene encoding polyphosphate kinase 2 — MRIPENQSLREYIEHLRDEGYTVADGHTPDPDLIDPQGNPVYTWQEGYPYETRMEREEYEREKYKLQVELLKYQYWLEDNDQKSIILFEGRDAAGKGGTIKRFTEHLNPRTARVVALNKPSDRERGQWYFQRYIQHLPTEGEMVLFDRSWYNRAGVERVMGFASPEEYETFMNQVPFFERMLVDSGIYLTKFWFSVSQKEQRTRFAIRQLDPVRRWKLSPMDLESLDRWEAYTQAKEEMFRRTDKKYAPWTIIRSNDKKRARLNAMRYFLSQFEYEDKDHEVVGTPDPKLVMRGKMEEADE, encoded by the coding sequence GTGAGGATTCCCGAGAACCAGAGCCTGCGCGAGTACATCGAGCATCTGCGCGACGAGGGGTACACGGTCGCGGACGGTCATACGCCCGATCCGGACCTCATCGATCCGCAGGGCAACCCCGTCTACACCTGGCAGGAGGGGTACCCCTACGAGACGCGGATGGAGCGCGAGGAGTACGAGCGCGAGAAGTACAAGCTCCAGGTCGAGCTGCTGAAGTACCAGTACTGGCTCGAGGACAACGATCAGAAGTCGATCATCCTCTTCGAGGGGAGGGATGCGGCAGGCAAGGGCGGCACGATCAAGCGCTTCACGGAGCATCTCAACCCCCGCACCGCCCGCGTCGTGGCGCTGAACAAGCCCAGCGACCGCGAACGCGGGCAGTGGTACTTCCAGCGTTACATCCAGCATCTGCCCACCGAGGGCGAGATGGTGCTGTTCGATCGGTCCTGGTACAACCGCGCCGGCGTGGAGCGGGTCATGGGCTTCGCCTCCCCGGAGGAGTACGAGACCTTCATGAACCAGGTGCCCTTCTTCGAGCGCATGCTCGTCGACTCCGGCATCTACCTCACCAAGTTCTGGTTCTCCGTCTCCCAGAAGGAGCAGCGCACCCGCTTCGCGATCCGTCAGCTGGATCCGGTGCGGCGCTGGAAGCTCTCCCCGATGGACCTGGAATCCTTGGACCGCTGGGAGGCGTACACGCAGGCCAAGGAGGAGATGTTCCGTCGCACGGACAAGAAGTATGCGCCGTGGACCATCATCCGCTCCAACGACAAGAAGCGGGCGCGGCTGAACGCGATGCGTTACTTCCTGTCCCAGTTCGAGTACGAGGACAAGGACCACGAGGTCGTCGGCACCCCGGACCCGAAGCTCGTCATGCGCGGCAAGATGGAAGAGGCCGACGAATGA
- the purH gene encoding bifunctional phosphoribosylaminoimidazolecarboxamide formyltransferase/IMP cyclohydrolase: MTTAPRRPIRRALISVFDKTGIVDLARTLLEHDVEIVSTGSTGATLREAGLAVTDVEAVTGFPEMLDGRVKTLHPRVHGGLLADQRLPSHRAQLAEHDIAPFDLVVVNLYPFSETVAAGGTFDEIIEKIDIGGPSMVRGAAKNFASVAVVVDPEVYATAGEAAAAGGFTLAERQELATIAFTRTAEYDDAISDWMLDQLPEVDAEDEGDTPSEDQDAAADAPQSILDLSDEDAAQLGFTATLRYGENPHQRARLAVTDPEEPGIAGAEQLGGKAMSYNNYVDADAAVRAAFDHERPSVAVVKHNNPCGIAVAGEGEDIAAAHLRAHGTDPLSAYGGVIATNRPVTLTMAQQVKPIFTEVILAPAYEDAALELLRTKKNLRILRLQGEYSREVEMREIWGGMLVQDTDSIDAEGDDPASWTLAAGDGADEATLADLAFAWRSVRAVKSNAILLATGGAAVGLGMGQVNRLDSCRLAVSRANTLGEHAEGETAPERARGAVAASDAFFPFADGAQILLDAGVRAIVQPGGSIRDEEVIEACRAAGATLYLTGTRHFAH; encoded by the coding sequence GTGACCACCGCACCGCGCCGCCCGATCCGCCGCGCCCTCATCTCCGTCTTCGACAAGACCGGCATCGTCGACCTCGCCCGCACCCTCCTCGAGCACGACGTCGAGATCGTCTCCACCGGCTCCACCGGTGCCACCCTCCGCGAGGCCGGCCTCGCGGTGACCGACGTCGAGGCCGTGACCGGCTTCCCCGAGATGCTCGACGGCCGCGTGAAGACCCTGCACCCCCGCGTCCACGGCGGCCTGCTCGCCGACCAGCGCCTTCCGTCCCACCGCGCCCAGCTGGCCGAGCACGACATCGCCCCCTTCGACCTGGTGGTGGTGAACCTCTACCCGTTCAGCGAGACCGTCGCCGCCGGCGGCACCTTCGACGAGATCATCGAGAAGATTGACATCGGTGGGCCCTCCATGGTGCGCGGTGCCGCGAAGAACTTCGCCTCCGTCGCCGTGGTCGTGGACCCCGAGGTCTATGCGACGGCCGGAGAGGCCGCCGCGGCCGGGGGCTTCACCCTGGCCGAGCGCCAGGAGCTCGCCACCATCGCCTTCACCCGCACCGCCGAGTACGACGACGCGATCAGCGACTGGATGCTCGACCAGCTCCCCGAGGTCGACGCGGAGGACGAGGGCGATACGCCGTCCGAGGACCAGGACGCCGCGGCCGACGCCCCGCAGAGCATCCTCGACCTCAGCGACGAGGATGCCGCCCAGCTCGGCTTCACCGCCACCCTGCGCTACGGCGAGAACCCCCACCAGCGCGCCCGCCTGGCCGTGACCGACCCCGAGGAGCCCGGCATCGCCGGCGCCGAGCAGCTCGGCGGCAAGGCGATGAGCTACAACAACTACGTGGACGCCGACGCCGCCGTGCGCGCCGCCTTCGACCACGAGCGTCCCAGCGTCGCCGTGGTCAAGCACAACAACCCCTGCGGCATCGCCGTGGCGGGCGAGGGCGAGGACATCGCCGCCGCTCACCTGCGCGCCCACGGCACCGACCCGCTCTCCGCCTACGGCGGCGTCATCGCCACCAACCGACCCGTGACGCTCACCATGGCCCAGCAGGTCAAGCCGATCTTCACCGAGGTCATCCTGGCCCCCGCCTACGAGGACGCGGCACTCGAGCTGCTGCGCACCAAGAAGAACCTGCGGATCCTGCGCCTTCAGGGCGAGTACTCCCGCGAGGTCGAGATGCGCGAGATCTGGGGCGGCATGCTCGTCCAGGACACCGACTCGATCGATGCCGAGGGCGACGACCCCGCGAGCTGGACCCTGGCCGCCGGGGACGGGGCCGACGAGGCGACCCTGGCGGACCTCGCCTTCGCCTGGCGCTCCGTGCGGGCCGTGAAGTCCAACGCGATCCTGCTCGCGACCGGCGGAGCCGCCGTCGGGCTCGGCATGGGCCAGGTCAACCGCCTGGACTCCTGCCGCCTGGCCGTCTCCCGCGCCAACACCCTCGGGGAGCATGCCGAGGGCGAGACCGCCCCGGAGCGCGCCCGCGGCGCGGTCGCGGCGTCGGACGCCTTCTTCCCCTTCGCCGACGGCGCCCAGATCCTGCTCGACGCGGGGGTGCGTGCGATCGTCCAGCCCGGAGGCTCCATCCGTGACGAGGAGGTCATCGAGGCCTGCCGCGCCGCGGGAGCGACCCTCTACCTCACGGGGACCCGCCACTTCGCGCACTGA
- the purN gene encoding phosphoribosylglycinamide formyltransferase, producing MTRTPIAVLISGTGSNLAALLGAAQEPSCPFAVVGVIADREASGLDHAHAAGIPTEVVRLGDHPDRPAWDRALTAAVSRLDPELVVLAGFMKLVGPPLLAAFGGRIVNTHPALLPAFPGAHGVRDALAHGVKITGASVIEVDAGVDTGRILAQVAVDVLDSDTEDTLHERIKAAEQPLLVDVVRRLTAAG from the coding sequence GTGACCCGCACCCCCATCGCCGTCCTCATCTCCGGCACCGGCTCCAACCTCGCCGCCCTGCTGGGTGCGGCGCAGGAGCCCAGTTGCCCCTTCGCCGTCGTCGGCGTGATCGCCGACCGCGAGGCCTCGGGCCTCGACCACGCGCACGCCGCCGGGATCCCCACCGAGGTGGTGCGCCTCGGCGACCACCCCGATCGCCCCGCCTGGGACCGCGCTCTCACCGCGGCCGTGTCCCGTCTGGACCCCGAGCTGGTGGTGCTGGCCGGGTTCATGAAGCTCGTCGGGCCGCCTCTGCTGGCCGCCTTCGGCGGACGCATCGTCAACACCCACCCGGCGCTGCTGCCGGCGTTCCCCGGCGCCCACGGCGTGCGCGACGCCCTCGCCCACGGCGTGAAGATCACCGGCGCGAGCGTCATCGAGGTCGACGCGGGCGTGGACACCGGTCGCATCCTCGCGCAGGTCGCCGTCGACGTGCTCGACAGCGACACCGAGGACACCCTGCACGAGCGCATCAAGGCCGCCGAGCAGCCCCTGCTGGTCGACGTCGTCCGACGGCTCACCGCCGCCGGCTGA